In a single window of the Tellurirhabdus bombi genome:
- a CDS encoding capsule assembly Wzi family protein, whose amino-acid sequence MRPSILFVLILLSVNTLFAQSNTHFTSSYSAEVGAFVSSSKRMPFWLRANQYGIVPLTAPVGTLRLGTQGEWRPDSSAQHNRWFVKYGAYAVGNVAQKSQVLLPEAYAMAGIGKFYAYAGRRREIIGLGDSTLSSGFYSWSQNAMPITKVQIGTNGFVPLGFTKGIISVNFLYAHGWFPNTDSVQGSFLHQKTLFGRIGKPNWKVRLYGGVVHNVQWGGRSNYVRREWTMNGSGKFASSFQDYLRLVVAKTPGGEGYSSVDSLNQIGNHLGSLDFGIDVDLKGWNVLVYHQHPFEDKSGLVFLNFPDGLYGLRSKNTKMTPIRTFRVRQVTFEYLTTMNRLNSVPGKYEGDEYFNHGQYIDGWARGQRVIGTPFISRWNDTRQDLYGSRQDRMISNNTIKVYHAALMGEFSSGISLDMRLSVSENFGYFRGGKRDQFSGVIRTGIPIAFLGGSEVQAAVSLDKGGLFHDALGGYIGLRKVW is encoded by the coding sequence ATGCGCCCCAGCATTCTTTTTGTCCTTATTCTTCTCAGTGTCAATACCCTTTTCGCGCAAAGTAACACTCATTTTACGTCCAGTTATTCAGCGGAAGTAGGTGCTTTTGTGTCTTCCAGTAAGCGCATGCCGTTCTGGTTGCGGGCCAATCAATACGGCATTGTTCCCTTAACAGCTCCGGTTGGTACTTTACGATTAGGAACCCAAGGCGAATGGCGGCCCGACAGCTCCGCCCAACACAACAGATGGTTTGTGAAATATGGAGCCTATGCCGTGGGGAATGTAGCGCAGAAAAGCCAGGTATTGTTGCCAGAGGCATATGCTATGGCGGGAATTGGAAAGTTTTATGCCTATGCGGGCAGAAGGCGAGAGATTATTGGGCTGGGCGATTCAACGCTTTCTTCAGGTTTTTACTCCTGGTCGCAGAACGCCATGCCGATTACCAAAGTGCAAATTGGAACGAATGGATTTGTGCCTTTAGGGTTTACAAAAGGGATTATCTCCGTTAATTTTTTATATGCGCATGGCTGGTTTCCGAATACGGATTCTGTGCAGGGTTCTTTTTTGCATCAGAAGACATTATTCGGGCGAATTGGCAAACCTAATTGGAAAGTAAGATTATACGGAGGTGTTGTACACAATGTGCAGTGGGGAGGCCGCTCAAATTACGTTAGAAGAGAGTGGACAATGAATGGAAGCGGAAAATTTGCTTCTTCATTTCAGGATTATTTACGATTAGTAGTAGCTAAGACACCTGGAGGAGAAGGATACTCTTCTGTCGATTCACTAAATCAAATAGGCAATCATCTAGGGTCACTTGATTTTGGGATTGATGTTGATTTAAAAGGCTGGAATGTATTAGTCTATCATCAACATCCTTTTGAAGATAAATCAGGACTGGTTTTTCTTAATTTCCCAGATGGTTTATATGGCTTGAGAAGTAAGAATACGAAGATGACGCCTATCCGTACATTTAGAGTACGTCAAGTTACATTTGAGTATTTGACCACAATGAATCGTCTCAATAGCGTACCCGGAAAATATGAGGGCGATGAATACTTTAACCATGGCCAGTATATTGATGGTTGGGCAAGAGGGCAACGCGTAATCGGTACGCCGTTTATCTCTCGTTGGAACGATACACGCCAGGATCTCTATGGCTCTAGGCAAGACCGCATGATTAGCAATAATACAATTAAAGTGTATCACGCGGCTTTGATGGGTGAATTTTCCTCTGGAATTTCGCTGGACATGCGTTTGTCAGTTAGTGAGAATTTTGGCTATTTTCGAGGTGGAAAAAGAGACCAATTTTCAGGCGTAATCCGTACGGGTATCCCTATTGCTTTTCTAGGTGGTTCTGAAGTGCAAGCCGCTGTTTCGCTTGATAAAGGTGGCCTATTTCACGATGCCTTGGGAGGCTATATAGGACTTCGAAAAGTATGGTAA
- a CDS encoding glycosyltransferase, giving the protein MNILRVIASMDPSTGGPCQGIRNSISALKEVGIQNEVVSLDDPSVAFPIKDAFPIHKLGPSKKPWNHSPKLAPWLLDNLGRFDAVIVHGLWQYHSYATQKAVQTFRRQSKRNQQEKSKMPKLFVMPHGMLDPYFQRAPGRKLKAIRNWVYWKLIEARVVNQADGLFFTCEEELRLARTTFNPYHPKKEINVGYGVPEPKLCTPALLEAFLNKLPVLRGQPYFLFLSRLHDKKGVDLLINAYADVVEKTTKLSSISDAKVSTDTHNSFPRLVIAGPGKETPYGQKLQDLVNSNPQISDKVFFPGMLTGDDKWSAFYGCEAFVLPSHQENFGISVVEALACGKPVLISDQINIWREIDSFKGGIVQPDTQVGTTQLLDNWLNLAKTEELVMGRQARATYESYFAIEPAANRLVEAIATN; this is encoded by the coding sequence ATGAATATTTTACGTGTTATCGCAAGCATGGACCCATCCACAGGCGGGCCATGCCAGGGCATTCGGAACTCTATTTCTGCTCTAAAAGAAGTAGGCATTCAAAACGAAGTTGTGAGCCTAGATGACCCTTCTGTTGCCTTCCCGATCAAGGATGCATTTCCCATTCATAAGCTTGGGCCTAGTAAAAAACCCTGGAACCATAGTCCTAAGTTAGCCCCTTGGCTTCTCGACAATCTAGGGCGCTTTGATGCTGTCATTGTACATGGCTTATGGCAGTATCACAGTTATGCTACCCAGAAAGCCGTTCAGACCTTTCGTAGACAGTCCAAAAGAAATCAACAGGAAAAAAGCAAAATGCCTAAGCTTTTTGTCATGCCGCACGGCATGCTTGATCCTTATTTCCAGCGTGCACCAGGCCGAAAATTAAAAGCTATTCGCAACTGGGTTTATTGGAAGCTCATTGAAGCACGCGTTGTAAACCAGGCGGATGGTTTGTTCTTCACGTGCGAAGAGGAATTACGTCTGGCTCGGACGACCTTTAACCCCTATCACCCTAAGAAGGAAATTAATGTTGGCTACGGAGTACCTGAGCCTAAGCTCTGCACACCTGCCTTATTGGAAGCTTTTTTGAATAAACTACCTGTTTTGCGAGGACAGCCTTATTTCTTGTTTCTTAGCCGGCTTCACGACAAAAAAGGGGTAGATCTACTTATCAATGCTTATGCGGATGTAGTTGAGAAAACTACAAAACTAAGTTCTATTTCTGATGCAAAAGTCTCAACAGATACTCATAATTCTTTCCCAAGACTTGTTATTGCTGGTCCCGGTAAGGAGACTCCCTACGGTCAGAAATTACAGGATCTAGTTAATAGCAATCCACAAATTAGCGACAAGGTATTTTTTCCGGGGATGCTTACCGGGGATGATAAATGGAGCGCTTTCTATGGGTGTGAAGCCTTTGTTTTACCCAGTCATCAGGAGAACTTTGGCATTTCGGTTGTAGAAGCATTGGCTTGTGGCAAACCCGTCTTGATTTCTGACCAGATAAATATATGGCGCGAGATCGATTCTTTCAAGGGGGGAATTGTGCAGCCAGATACGCAGGTAGGCACCACTCAATTGTTAGATAACTGGTTAAACCTCGCTAAAACAGAAGAACTTGTTATGGGCAGACAGGCGCGAGCAACGTATGAATCTTACTTTGCTATTGAGCCAGCGGCCAACCGATTGGTTGAAGCCATTGCTACTAACTGA